A section of the Chloroflexota bacterium genome encodes:
- a CDS encoding ABC transporter permease yields the protein MTVVAPAAPPSRLRAEGPLRRVASRPEVGALVGAILVFAIFAILGGRSGFLSPAGFGGYLELAAQVGILGAAVTLLMIAGEFDLSIGSMVGAASIFLSLLISQFGVPPVVAIPLTFAFALAIGALNGWLVVKTRLPSFIVTLASQFVLRGTTIALTRAITQQTIVALPTGAASDPAFAPFATTLFKIDTGSFKMELVWWIIVVAVASWVLLRTRFGNWIFAVGGSPVAARYVGVPVNRVKIILFMATAASAALYACIVTPAVGSANVLVGTNLEFQAIITAVVGGTLLTGGYGSAIGSALGAFILGVTNLGIFYAGINTDWYLAVLGLLLFSASLVNQYVLRRASGTR from the coding sequence ATGACCGTCGTCGCCCCGGCGGCACCGCCCAGCCGGCTCCGGGCAGAGGGTCCGCTCCGCCGGGTCGCCTCGCGTCCCGAGGTGGGCGCCCTCGTCGGGGCGATCCTCGTCTTCGCCATCTTCGCCATCCTCGGCGGACGCTCGGGTTTCCTCAGCCCGGCCGGCTTCGGCGGCTACCTCGAGCTCGCCGCGCAGGTCGGCATCCTCGGCGCCGCCGTCACGCTTCTCATGATCGCCGGGGAGTTCGACCTCTCGATCGGCTCGATGGTCGGCGCGGCGTCCATCTTCCTCTCGCTGCTGATCAGCCAGTTTGGTGTGCCGCCGGTCGTCGCCATCCCGCTGACGTTCGCGTTCGCCCTCGCGATCGGGGCCCTCAACGGGTGGCTCGTCGTCAAGACGCGGCTCCCGTCGTTCATCGTCACCCTCGCCAGCCAGTTCGTCCTTCGCGGGACGACGATCGCCCTCACCCGGGCCATCACGCAGCAGACAATCGTCGCCCTCCCGACCGGCGCAGCGAGCGATCCGGCCTTCGCGCCGTTCGCGACGACGCTCTTCAAGATCGACACCGGCTCGTTCAAGATGGAGCTCGTCTGGTGGATCATCGTGGTCGCCGTGGCGAGCTGGGTCCTCCTTCGGACCCGCTTCGGGAACTGGATCTTCGCCGTCGGCGGCTCGCCGGTCGCGGCCCGCTATGTCGGCGTCCCGGTGAACCGGGTGAAGATCATCCTGTTCATGGCGACCGCCGCGTCCGCCGCGCTGTACGCCTGCATCGTCACCCCAGCGGTCGGGAGCGCCAACGTCCTTGTCGGCACCAACCTCGAGTTCCAGGCGATCATCACCGCCGTCGTCGGCGGAACCCTCCTCACCGGCGGTTATGGCTCCGCCATCGGCTCCGCGCTCGGCGCATTCATCCTCGGCGTGACGAACCTCGGCATCTTCTATGCCGGAATCAACACCGATTGGTATCTCGCGGTGCTCGGGCTGCTCCTCTTCTCCGCGTCGCTCGTCAACCAGTACGTCCTGCGCCGCGCCTCGGGGACCCGCTGA
- a CDS encoding sugar ABC transporter substrate-binding protein, protein MRVPKLLALAGSVALVASACSSAATPAPSSGSGGGSADRSGILIEVVTHGQASDPFWSIFKNGVDQAAKDMGVKVEYNAPQTFDMNAMGQLIDAAVAKKPAGLVVSIPDATALGPHIQAAVAAGIPVISANSGSDVYAKLGVLTHVGQDESIAGQKAGSLMKAAGVTNAICINQEVGNAGLDARCKGFATGLGGKSTVLQVDLNDQSGAQQKITAALQADPTINGVMALGPTGAAPALKAITALNLAGKVHLATFDLSKDVLAAIQAGTVDFAIDQQQWLQGYLPVVFLTYYHLYGLMPGGGQPVLTGPGVVDKTNVATVIANTGTTR, encoded by the coding sequence ATGAGAGTCCCGAAGTTGTTGGCGCTCGCCGGGAGCGTCGCGCTCGTCGCGAGCGCCTGCTCGAGTGCGGCGACGCCCGCCCCGTCGAGCGGGAGCGGCGGTGGAAGTGCCGACCGATCCGGCATCCTCATCGAGGTCGTGACCCACGGTCAGGCGTCCGATCCGTTCTGGAGCATCTTCAAGAACGGTGTCGACCAGGCCGCCAAGGACATGGGCGTCAAGGTCGAGTACAACGCCCCGCAGACCTTCGACATGAACGCCATGGGTCAGCTCATCGACGCTGCGGTGGCAAAGAAGCCGGCCGGCCTCGTCGTCTCGATCCCGGATGCGACGGCCCTCGGCCCCCACATCCAGGCCGCGGTCGCGGCCGGGATCCCGGTCATCTCCGCCAACTCCGGTTCAGACGTGTACGCCAAGCTCGGCGTCCTCACCCACGTCGGCCAGGATGAGTCGATCGCGGGCCAGAAGGCGGGCTCGCTCATGAAGGCGGCCGGCGTGACGAACGCCATCTGCATCAACCAGGAAGTCGGCAACGCCGGCCTCGACGCCCGGTGCAAGGGCTTCGCCACCGGTCTCGGCGGCAAGTCCACCGTCCTCCAGGTCGACCTCAACGACCAGTCCGGCGCTCAGCAGAAGATCACGGCGGCCCTGCAGGCCGATCCGACGATCAACGGCGTCATGGCCCTCGGCCCCACCGGCGCTGCGCCGGCCCTCAAGGCGATCACCGCCCTCAACCTCGCCGGCAAGGTCCATCTCGCGACCTTCGACCTCTCGAAGGACGTCCTCGCCGCCATCCAGGCCGGTACCGTCGACTTCGCGATCGACCAGCAGCAGTGGCTGCAGGGGTACCTGCCGGTCGTCTTCCTCACCTACTATCACCTCTACGGGCTCATGCCCGGCGGTGGGCAGCCCGTCCTCACCGGCCCCGGCGTCGTCGACAAGACGAACGTCGCGACCGTGATCGCGAACACCGGCACCACCCGGTAG
- a CDS encoding Gfo/Idh/MocA family oxidoreductase: MRVALIGAGRIGAMHARNLVDCAGVTELLVADVDTARAAEVARSVGAAPSPTIDAAMDGAEAVVIAAATDAHAELIRATADRRLPTFCEKPIAKDLAESVAVVEHVERAGIPLQLGFQRRFDPGYLEARRLIASGELGTIYAVALHGHDPEPPHEAYIPTSGGIFRDFSVHDFDIVRWLVGADVEEIYAMGSVRGFDVFAKYGDVDTAVASLRMTNGVLATLMTTRHDPLGYDIRAEVYGSRDSVVVGLGPRSPFRSAEPGVPAPAGPAWPNFFDRFPEAYRAELDAFLSVAAGNAPSPCTGRDGIAALRTAIAADRSRREQRPVLVTEI, encoded by the coding sequence ATGAGGGTCGCCCTCATCGGCGCCGGCCGCATCGGAGCGATGCACGCCCGCAACCTCGTCGATTGCGCGGGCGTCACCGAGCTCCTCGTCGCGGACGTCGACACGGCCCGCGCCGCCGAGGTCGCACGGAGCGTCGGAGCGGCCCCGAGCCCCACGATCGACGCGGCGATGGACGGTGCCGAGGCGGTCGTCATCGCCGCCGCGACGGACGCCCATGCGGAGCTCATCCGGGCGACCGCGGACCGGCGCCTGCCGACATTCTGCGAGAAGCCGATCGCGAAAGACCTCGCCGAGAGCGTCGCCGTCGTCGAGCACGTCGAGCGCGCCGGCATCCCTCTCCAGCTCGGGTTCCAGCGCCGCTTCGACCCGGGCTACCTCGAGGCCCGCCGGCTCATCGCGAGCGGGGAGCTCGGCACGATCTATGCGGTCGCTCTCCACGGCCACGATCCCGAGCCACCGCACGAGGCATACATCCCGACGTCGGGCGGGATCTTCCGCGACTTCAGCGTGCACGACTTCGACATCGTCCGCTGGCTCGTCGGCGCGGACGTCGAGGAGATCTACGCGATGGGCAGCGTGCGCGGCTTCGACGTCTTCGCGAAGTACGGCGACGTCGACACCGCGGTGGCGTCACTGCGGATGACGAACGGCGTCCTCGCCACCCTCATGACGACCCGCCACGATCCGCTCGGCTATGACATCCGGGCCGAGGTGTACGGATCGCGGGACAGCGTCGTCGTCGGTCTCGGACCACGGAGCCCGTTCCGGTCCGCCGAGCCGGGGGTCCCGGCGCCGGCAGGTCCCGCCTGGCCGAACTTCTTCGATCGGTTCCCGGAAGCGTACCGAGCCGAGCTCGACGCCTTCCTGTCCGTCGCGGCAGGGAACGCACCGAGCCCGTGCACCGGACGCGACGGGATCGCCGCCCTGCGGACGGCGATCGCCGCCGACCGCTCCCGTCGCGAACAGCGCCCGGTCCTGGTGACCGAGATCTAG
- a CDS encoding LacI family DNA-binding transcriptional regulator, whose translation MGATMADVAARVGVSTATVSRILSGALRARPETRARVFAVVEELGYRPSGVARSLKLQRTRTIGLIITDVENPFFAEIVRAVEDAAVGSEYAVVLCNGADDPEREAAYLEILAERRVDGIIVASGGVGERHARWLARAPLPVVMMNSELSVPGVPTILSDNRAGGRLAAEHLVGLGHRTIGHIGAPAVHGAARPRLAGIRDGLVGAGRSVGTLRLAVGDGHVAEGERAMARLLRRSPDLSAVICYNDLTAIGALRALRASGRRVPEDVSVVGFDGLSLAGYMDPPLTTVAQSTVAMSQWAVRRLIERIDEHAATPTRAEVTEIAEIVRLPVRLVVRGSTGPAAGPR comes from the coding sequence ATGGGTGCCACCATGGCGGACGTGGCGGCCCGCGTCGGCGTCTCGACGGCGACGGTGAGCCGGATCCTCTCCGGGGCGCTCCGGGCCCGCCCGGAGACCCGGGCCCGCGTCTTCGCCGTCGTGGAGGAGCTCGGCTATCGCCCGTCGGGCGTCGCCCGTTCTCTCAAGCTTCAACGGACGCGGACGATCGGCCTCATCATCACGGACGTCGAGAACCCGTTCTTCGCCGAGATCGTGCGGGCCGTCGAGGATGCGGCCGTCGGCTCGGAATACGCGGTCGTCCTCTGCAACGGCGCCGACGATCCGGAACGGGAGGCCGCCTACCTCGAGATCCTCGCCGAGCGGCGCGTCGATGGGATCATCGTGGCGAGCGGCGGGGTGGGCGAGCGGCACGCACGCTGGCTCGCGAGGGCGCCGTTGCCGGTGGTGATGATGAATTCCGAGCTGTCCGTGCCGGGCGTGCCGACGATCCTCTCGGACAATCGAGCGGGCGGCCGCCTCGCCGCGGAGCATCTCGTGGGGCTCGGTCACCGGACGATCGGGCACATCGGGGCGCCGGCCGTCCACGGTGCGGCGCGGCCGAGGCTGGCCGGGATCCGCGACGGGCTGGTGGGGGCCGGGCGGAGCGTGGGGACGCTCCGTCTCGCCGTCGGCGACGGGCACGTCGCGGAGGGCGAGCGGGCGATGGCCCGACTCCTCCGCCGCTCGCCGGATCTCAGTGCCGTGATCTGCTACAACGACCTCACGGCGATCGGAGCGCTCCGTGCGCTGCGGGCCTCCGGCCGGCGAGTGCCCGAGGACGTGAGCGTCGTCGGCTTCGACGGACTCTCGCTCGCCGGGTACATGGACCCGCCGCTCACGACGGTCGCCCAGTCGACGGTCGCGATGAGCCAGTGGGCCGTCCGGCGCCTCATCGAGCGGATCGACGAGCACGCGGCGACACCGACGAGAGCGGAGGTCACGGAGATCGCGGAGATCGTGCGACTCCCGGTCCGGCTCGTCGTCCGCGGATCCACCGGCCCCGCCGCCGGACCTCGGTGA
- a CDS encoding thiamine pyrophosphate-binding protein produces the protein MAEPVRLSGAQILVEYLVRQGVTHAAGIPGHGCWAIVDALIDRSDAIRTVQVMHEQSAVHLADGWYRVSGRPMLAFSSIGPGAMNTVVGMGTAYVDSTAVLLAVGSAHTYMRGHGLFQEFERRHAADNPRVFEPVVKEWWQPSRVDELPFVLHRAWNQMVSGRPGPVLLDLAMDLQAESADVVLPDPAAREARGRLRPAADDVERAAALVRGARRPVIVAGGGVILADAAAELTALAERLGAAVVTTWQGKGAIDETHELAGQTIGDTASTCGNELAASADVVISVGNRFTDWSASSYRKGVTFSIPPSRLVQIDIDPREIGKNYPVEASLVGDAKAVLVDLLAALGPGGGPTVYRDSAYFEEIQRRTATWFASLERLSGSDAVPMTMARATREIQAATRPDAIVVTGAGLPQGIVKQRWVTRRPRTHITSGGFSTMGFELPAAIGCQLAAPDRQVLAIGGDGSFLQTMQELAAAAMLDVAVCMVVLDNSGWISIKGGQRTFFGRSAATDFLRRGELYQPDYAAIGRAFGVHTEQATRPDEVRPAVERALASGGPSLVHVRVDRDLAVAGPEKTGWWDAPSPEYHPEERARYLAGLAEEQQR, from the coding sequence ATGGCCGAGCCGGTGCGCCTGTCGGGCGCGCAGATCCTCGTCGAATACCTCGTCCGCCAGGGCGTCACCCACGCCGCCGGCATCCCCGGCCACGGCTGCTGGGCGATCGTCGACGCGCTCATCGATCGGAGCGACGCGATCCGGACCGTTCAGGTGATGCACGAGCAGTCGGCGGTCCACCTCGCCGACGGCTGGTACCGGGTCAGCGGCCGACCGATGCTCGCGTTCTCGAGCATCGGTCCCGGCGCGATGAACACCGTCGTCGGGATGGGCACCGCGTATGTGGATTCGACGGCCGTCCTCCTTGCCGTGGGTTCGGCCCATACGTACATGCGCGGTCACGGCCTGTTCCAGGAGTTCGAGCGCCGCCACGCTGCCGACAACCCGCGGGTCTTCGAGCCGGTCGTGAAGGAGTGGTGGCAGCCGTCGAGAGTGGACGAGTTGCCGTTCGTCCTCCATCGGGCGTGGAATCAGATGGTCTCCGGGCGTCCCGGACCGGTCCTCCTCGATCTCGCCATGGACCTTCAGGCGGAGTCCGCGGACGTCGTCCTCCCCGATCCGGCCGCCCGCGAGGCTCGCGGCCGTCTCCGCCCTGCTGCCGACGATGTCGAGCGGGCGGCGGCACTCGTCCGCGGCGCCCGACGGCCGGTCATCGTCGCCGGGGGAGGGGTCATCCTCGCCGACGCGGCCGCCGAGCTCACCGCACTCGCCGAGCGACTCGGCGCAGCGGTCGTCACGACGTGGCAGGGCAAGGGCGCGATCGACGAGACCCACGAGCTCGCGGGCCAGACGATCGGCGACACCGCCTCGACCTGCGGCAACGAACTCGCCGCGAGCGCCGACGTCGTCATCTCCGTCGGGAACCGCTTCACGGACTGGAGCGCTTCGTCGTACCGCAAGGGCGTGACGTTCTCGATCCCGCCCTCCCGGCTCGTCCAGATCGACATCGATCCGCGGGAGATCGGCAAGAACTATCCGGTCGAGGCGTCGCTCGTCGGCGACGCGAAGGCGGTCCTCGTCGACCTCCTCGCGGCGCTGGGACCCGGAGGCGGCCCCACCGTGTACCGCGACAGCGCCTATTTTGAGGAGATCCAGCGTCGCACGGCGACCTGGTTCGCGAGCCTCGAGCGCCTCTCCGGATCCGACGCGGTCCCGATGACGATGGCCAGGGCGACCCGCGAGATCCAGGCGGCGACCCGGCCGGATGCCATCGTCGTCACGGGCGCGGGACTGCCCCAGGGGATCGTCAAGCAACGCTGGGTGACGCGCCGGCCGAGGACCCACATCACGTCGGGCGGGTTCTCCACGATGGGCTTCGAGCTGCCGGCCGCGATCGGCTGCCAGCTCGCGGCGCCGGACCGGCAGGTCCTCGCGATCGGCGGCGACGGGAGCTTCCTCCAGACGATGCAGGAGCTCGCCGCTGCGGCGATGCTCGACGTGGCGGTCTGCATGGTGGTCCTCGACAACAGCGGCTGGATCAGCATCAAGGGCGGCCAACGGACATTCTTCGGCCGCAGCGCGGCCACCGACTTCCTCCGTCGTGGGGAGCTCTACCAGCCGGATTACGCCGCGATCGGCCGAGCGTTCGGCGTCCACACCGAACAGGCGACACGGCCGGACGAGGTCCGCCCTGCGGTCGAGCGGGCGCTCGCGTCCGGCGGCCCGTCGCTCGTGCATGTCCGGGTGGACCGCGATCTCGCCGTGGCCGGGCCGGAGAAGACCGGCTGGTGGGATGCCCCGAGCCCCGAATACCACCCCGAGGAGCGGGCCCGATACCTCGCCGGCCTCGCGGAGGAGCAGCAGCGGTGA
- a CDS encoding transaldolase, with the protein MDVLTDTPLARTVAATATDIWNDSCSVEELEYAVANGAVGATANPTIVSDVWRSDPGRWRATTRELAQAHPTWTEVDLAWSIVEAMSLRAAPLLLPAHERTGGRQGRLSMQTDPTFWRTPERMLAQGVHFAGLAPNIIVKFPATAAGIGVMEEATYRGVNVNCTVSFSVAQAVAAAEAVERGLRRREVEGLPVHRMGPVITLMMGRIEDWLRVQTERDGIVADPLALPWSGVAVFKRAYAVFRERGLRARLLGAAVRHHYHWSELIGGDVVITLPAIWQRRFNASDIDVRPRMDDPVPAAIIADLERHFPDFVRAYEPDGLSLDEFDTFGPTVRTLRAFIGSYHDLLHQVTDAVLPNPDVATSRA; encoded by the coding sequence ATGGACGTCCTCACCGACACTCCCCTCGCCCGCACGGTCGCCGCGACGGCGACCGACATCTGGAACGATTCGTGTTCCGTCGAGGAGCTCGAGTACGCCGTCGCGAATGGCGCCGTCGGCGCCACGGCGAACCCGACCATCGTCAGCGACGTCTGGCGGTCCGACCCGGGCCGCTGGCGTGCGACGACCCGTGAGCTCGCGCAGGCCCACCCGACATGGACGGAGGTGGACCTCGCCTGGAGCATCGTCGAAGCGATGTCGCTCCGGGCGGCCCCGCTCCTCCTGCCCGCGCACGAACGGACCGGCGGCCGGCAGGGCCGACTCTCGATGCAGACCGATCCGACGTTCTGGCGAACCCCCGAGCGGATGCTCGCCCAGGGCGTCCATTTCGCCGGACTCGCGCCGAACATCATCGTGAAGTTCCCGGCCACCGCGGCCGGGATCGGCGTCATGGAGGAGGCGACATATCGCGGCGTCAACGTCAACTGCACGGTGAGTTTCAGCGTCGCCCAGGCGGTCGCCGCGGCCGAAGCGGTCGAGCGGGGGCTTCGTCGGCGAGAGGTCGAAGGGCTGCCCGTGCACCGGATGGGCCCGGTCATCACGCTCATGATGGGCCGGATCGAGGACTGGCTCCGCGTCCAGACCGAGCGCGACGGGATCGTCGCGGACCCGCTGGCGCTGCCCTGGTCCGGCGTCGCGGTCTTCAAGCGAGCGTACGCTGTGTTCCGCGAACGGGGCCTTCGGGCCCGCCTCCTCGGCGCCGCGGTCCGCCATCACTACCACTGGAGCGAGCTCATCGGCGGCGACGTCGTCATCACCCTGCCGGCGATCTGGCAACGGCGGTTCAACGCCTCGGACATCGACGTGCGCCCGCGGATGGACGATCCGGTCCCGGCGGCGATCATCGCGGATCTCGAGCGGCACTTCCCGGACTTCGTTCGCGCCTATGAGCCGGACGGCCTGTCGCTCGACGAGTTCGACACGTTCGGGCCGACGGTCCGGACACTCCGCGCGTTCATCGGCTCCTACCACGATCTCCTCCACCAGGTCACGGACGCGGTCCTGCCGAATCCGGACGTCGCGACCTCCCGCGCATGA